One Rossellomorea aquimaris DNA window includes the following coding sequences:
- a CDS encoding SGNH/GDSL hydrolase family protein, which translates to MKKFLIIILTIMTISTVIGGKYHWNQKVRAVQGKANVTEEKSDEGGVEGMRAIEGKKVEENPDKDKLVKLDKVNFLPKDLQPTFQKAIEERRPLHLMIIGSSSTSQKDGAWPQLLERKLLDIYGDSLIHVTIKEISGKTSQQVVEENIHKELVKMKPDILLLEPFLLYDNGEIKMSERLKNISKIIKSFKKENQDLIILIQPANPIYGATYYPQEKNDLERYAEQNDYIYLNHWEAWPDYSKREIEDYLTEGNIPNEKGNETWAEYLQGYFVNDGEKEQ; encoded by the coding sequence GTGAAAAAGTTTCTGATAATCATTCTAACCATTATGACCATTTCAACAGTAATTGGAGGGAAGTATCACTGGAATCAAAAGGTTAGAGCCGTTCAGGGGAAGGCAAATGTAACTGAAGAGAAGAGTGATGAAGGTGGCGTAGAAGGAATGAGAGCTATTGAGGGAAAGAAAGTGGAAGAAAATCCGGACAAAGATAAATTGGTAAAGCTTGATAAGGTTAATTTCTTACCAAAGGATCTGCAGCCCACCTTTCAAAAGGCAATAGAAGAGAGACGCCCTCTACATCTTATGATAATCGGCTCCTCCTCCACATCACAAAAGGATGGAGCATGGCCACAGTTACTGGAAAGAAAGTTACTTGATATATATGGGGATTCGTTAATTCATGTAACGATTAAGGAAATCAGCGGTAAAACATCGCAACAGGTGGTTGAGGAGAATATACATAAAGAACTGGTGAAAATGAAGCCCGACATTCTTTTGCTGGAACCTTTTTTACTCTATGATAATGGAGAAATCAAGATGTCTGAAAGACTGAAAAACATTTCAAAGATAATAAAGTCTTTCAAAAAAGAGAATCAGGACCTCATCATCTTGATTCAGCCTGCAAATCCCATTTATGGAGCCACTTACTATCCGCAAGAAAAGAACGATTTAGAACGGTACGCTGAACAAAATGACTATATTTACTTGAACCATTGGGAAGCATGGCCTGACTATAGCAAGAGAGAGATTGAAGATTATCTCACTGAAGGAAATATACCTAATGAGAAAGGGAATGAAACTTGGGCTGAGTACCTGCAGGGATATTTTGTGAATGATGGAGAAAAAGAGCAGTAA
- a CDS encoding tyrosine-type recombinase/integrase, giving the protein MQGSSSTTIDQFLTWLEHEGKSSNTISTYHQELKKYEKWLQGHNQVLEDITRKDVQEYILFLEKKGKSPTTTDKVLGVIRTFAKYLKRPDLTLDIKIKQGNKKDEIETLSKEECEALLSEVKESKNERNIAIVYMLLHTGIRVSELCALNISHLDLRTKQVNVLDTHGDKRIIPLSEELIEHLTFYMDAVQPQEAVFVSKNNERLTERSAQYMLKKFHINAQKLRHTFCQHLIDQGVSLEVVSKLAGHRDINVTKRYAKSHVPETEFENAIRRTFSKDS; this is encoded by the coding sequence TTGCAAGGATCTTCTAGTACTACAATTGATCAGTTTTTAACATGGCTTGAACATGAAGGGAAATCATCAAATACCATCTCGACTTACCATCAGGAACTTAAGAAATATGAGAAATGGCTTCAGGGTCATAATCAAGTACTTGAAGACATTACTCGGAAGGATGTTCAGGAATATATACTTTTTTTAGAGAAAAAGGGAAAGAGTCCGACCACGACGGATAAGGTTCTTGGCGTGATCCGAACCTTTGCTAAATATTTAAAGAGACCTGACCTTACGCTTGATATAAAAATCAAACAGGGAAATAAAAAGGATGAAATTGAAACACTTTCAAAGGAAGAGTGTGAAGCACTTTTATCGGAAGTAAAGGAAAGTAAAAATGAACGAAACATAGCGATTGTTTATATGTTGCTTCATACAGGTATTCGGGTTTCAGAGCTCTGCGCCTTAAATATATCCCATTTAGATTTACGAACGAAACAGGTAAACGTTCTTGATACTCATGGAGATAAGAGGATCATTCCTTTGTCCGAAGAATTGATAGAGCACCTGACTTTCTATATGGATGCTGTCCAACCACAGGAAGCGGTGTTCGTTTCAAAAAACAATGAGCGTTTAACCGAGCGGTCGGCGCAATATATGCTTAAGAAGTTTCATATTAATGCCCAAAAGCTGCGGCATACTTTTTGTCAACATCTTATTGATCAAGGTGTCAGCCTTGAAGTGGTATCTAAGTTGGCGGGACATAGGGACATAAATGTAACGAAAAGGTATGCGAAGTCGCACGTTCCTGAAACTGAATTTGAGAATGCGATTCGACGAACTTTTTCGAAGGATTCATAA
- a CDS encoding SGNH/GDSL hydrolase family protein — MKWRLGILITLIMIFILMLRIYWNGSWDIYNKYKNQEDWVGVWTASLQAPFEDGISQKGFENQTIRMVLHPHVDGNKIRLRLSNIFSEEPLAIEEVHVAISQKGSEIVPDTDQQVTFEGKSTVSIPPGERKFSDSISLELSSDKALAVSLYVKEKSGPVTWHPISMQTTYISSGNDVSKSVSSAFNEQENSWFWLDGVDTLADSSVKGIVVMGSSIANGNSSTVNKNRRWPDYLARRLKPKDSDLNIMNAGISGNQLINSLPDKGENAYARLERDIFNQSGVKAVILHQGLNDIRHYPEYDADKIIERMKQIIDSTHDQGLTIYGGTLTPFKGSGMFTSKGENTRQEVNAWIRTSGEFDGVIDFDKALRDPDEPERYLQKYDSGDHLHPNDAGYKRMADTVDLSLFK, encoded by the coding sequence ATGAAGTGGAGACTTGGTATTTTAATAACCTTAATTATGATTTTCATTCTAATGTTGCGCATTTACTGGAATGGGAGTTGGGATATTTATAATAAATACAAAAATCAAGAAGATTGGGTAGGTGTATGGACCGCGAGTTTGCAAGCACCTTTCGAAGACGGGATTTCCCAAAAAGGATTTGAAAATCAAACGATTAGAATGGTCCTCCACCCTCATGTTGATGGTAATAAGATACGACTCCGCCTATCAAATATCTTTTCTGAAGAACCCTTAGCCATTGAAGAGGTCCATGTGGCCATTTCTCAAAAAGGATCTGAAATTGTCCCGGATACAGATCAACAGGTGACATTTGAAGGCAAATCAACGGTGTCTATCCCTCCCGGCGAGAGAAAATTCAGTGATTCCATTTCATTAGAATTGTCTAGTGATAAAGCACTTGCAGTAAGTCTATATGTCAAGGAAAAATCCGGACCAGTCACATGGCATCCAATATCTATGCAAACGACCTATATTTCAAGTGGAAATGATGTTTCAAAGTCAGTTTCTTCGGCTTTTAACGAACAGGAAAACTCATGGTTTTGGTTGGATGGAGTGGACACATTAGCTGATTCATCTGTAAAAGGCATTGTTGTAATGGGGAGTTCTATCGCAAATGGGAATAGTTCAACAGTAAATAAAAATCGACGTTGGCCCGATTACCTGGCAAGACGATTGAAGCCGAAAGATTCAGATTTAAACATAATGAATGCGGGGATCTCAGGCAACCAACTGATCAACAGTCTGCCTGATAAGGGTGAAAATGCCTATGCAAGGCTGGAGAGGGATATCTTCAATCAATCAGGTGTAAAAGCGGTCATTCTACACCAGGGGTTGAATGATATAAGACATTACCCTGAATATGATGCTGACAAAATCATCGAGAGGATGAAGCAGATCATTGATTCTACCCACGATCAAGGCTTGACCATTTATGGTGGTACATTGACTCCTTTTAAAGGATCAGGAATGTTCACATCTAAAGGGGAAAATACACGTCAGGAAGTGAATGCCTGGATAAGAACAAGCGGGGAGTTTGATGGGGTCATCGACTTTGACAAAGCTCTGCGGGATCCAGATGAACCTGAGCGCTACCTGCAAAAATATGACTCGGGAGATCACCTCCACCCCAATGATGCGGGTTATAAGAGAATGGCTGATACCGTTGACCTTTCATTATTCAAATAG
- a CDS encoding pullulanase: MGNRTKRRFSIFMTLMMLLSLWSPFAPAASAVADGNATIESAESSDRKVRFTYIREDQTYGDWNIWAWNTGVQDDQINFDSYENGVAVANIAVAPETEQFGFVLRSTEDWNTAEKEFGDRFIKVNQNDTITKAYITSGVEEIRIVPDGSAPVIDQGNATFYYRDKELFANDTMDTIEKVELKYNGETREMTYEPENERFVLSYDNIPNGKNPYSFLVTKDGETTEVSDPYNTVAGESILDFQKADLTVSGSVSPTAVDYNENSVLSVDVDGLTEDVKIQKITADVSSLGGSEKLEIDPSLKEVTLAVDDNVTAGTKSIPLTVVDSYGNYYEGTTEIEVKARQSVGDSDLDWDESIIYFMLTDRFFNGDTSNDDPYNLNYNQSKRGTYQGGDFKGITEKLDYLDNLGVNTIWISPVVENIKYDVRSVETNGESDQPYFGYHGYWASNFGELNPHFGSMEEFHTLIDEAHDRGIKIMVDVVLNHTGYGLKEIDGDLADDQRPAGYPSDAERDNYSNIVRQGAEVGTDEVVGELAGLPDVITENPEVRQQIINWQTDWIEKATTAKGNTIDYFRVDTVKHVEDTTWMAFKNAITEKMPQHKMIGEAWGASSDNQLGYLDTGMMDSLLDFGFKGIAHEFVSGNLKAANDKLTARNGKIDNTATLGQFLGSHDEDGFLYSLGGDEGKLKVAASLQATSKGQPVIYYGEELGQSGANNYPEYDNRYDFAWDDVENNDVLEHYTKILNFRGAHSDVFAKGERKTVGGSNSDQFLVFSRDYKENSVYVGLNVADEAKEITLTVDSPGAVVTDAYSGEEYNADGGNEITLTLPSKADGGTALLTVEGGKITGAEAGSGSGGEDPEVEPVPENNIRIHYNRTDGNYENYGAWLWNDVASPSANWPTGATMFEKTDSYGAYIDVPLAEGAKNIGFLVMDITKGDAGKDGGDKGFTITSPEVNEIWIQQGSDKVYTYEPVDLPENTVRIHYEREDGNYENFGVWNWGDVAAPSDNWPTGAADLAGKDRYGVYVDIPLTENAKEIGFIMLDESKGDAGKDGGNKTFNLLDKYDHLFVKQGDDTVYISPHGDVATGLISSEVISDDTIRLNFTMTDGLTEEALLSGLAIKDGAGSDVTVESAEITGDKTVEVKADFDLEKLPLSITYSGRTVKAAAGWRLLDNKYAYDGDDLGATYKKGNATLKLWAPKASKVIANVYHKKDARSLIGKVEMTIGEKGVWSTELKAKDLKVKDLKGFYYQYEVTNDGVTKKVLDPYAKSMAAFTVNTEGEAGPDGDNIGKAAIVDLKGTDPKKFSHASIDGYEKREDAVIYEVHVRDFTSDPSIEKDLKKERWGTYDAFIKKLDYIKSMGVTHVQLLPIMAWYYGDETNMGERELEYSAGGNEYNWGYDPHSYFSPDGAYSQDATDPQLRIEETKRLIDAIHDKGMGVVLDVVYTHMAKTSTLNDIVPNYYAFQDDKGNFLGGFGNNLATNHTMAEKLIVDSVKYWFDEYKIDGMRFDMMGDATYPSIQKAYDAAAEINPDALFIGEGWRTFAGHLSDPSLEGMGADQDWMDKTDDVGVFSDEIRNELKSGFGSEGEPRFLTGGARDINTIFNNIKGQPGNTADDDPGDMVQYIAAHDNLPLYDVIAQSIKKDPAIPENNLEIHKRIRLGNSMILTSQGTAFIHAGQEYGRTKQWLGEGVPEQKYHELEDEEGNPFGYFIHDSYDSSDAINKFDWEKATNKKKYEVNTTTREYTEGLIELRRSTNAFRLGEKELVDQNVSLLDLPEIADTDLMLAYMNVSTDDTGEYYVFINADSEARTLSVSDYDFSNGKVVVDNDEAGTKPVSKKSGFTLTKDTLTLDPLTTVVIKVEEKGKKGKKKKKH; the protein is encoded by the coding sequence ATGGGAAATAGGACAAAACGTCGATTCTCAATTTTTATGACTTTGATGATGCTACTAAGTCTTTGGTCACCATTTGCACCGGCAGCTTCTGCAGTGGCGGACGGCAATGCCACGATTGAATCAGCAGAGTCCAGTGATCGCAAGGTGCGTTTCACGTATATCCGTGAAGATCAAACGTATGGTGACTGGAATATATGGGCCTGGAACACAGGAGTACAGGATGATCAAATCAATTTTGACTCCTACGAAAATGGAGTGGCGGTAGCAAACATCGCCGTCGCACCTGAAACAGAGCAATTCGGCTTTGTTCTTCGCAGTACGGAGGATTGGAATACGGCGGAGAAGGAGTTTGGCGATCGTTTTATTAAAGTGAACCAAAACGACACCATCACCAAGGCGTACATAACAAGCGGTGTCGAGGAAATCCGTATTGTACCGGATGGATCGGCCCCGGTGATCGATCAGGGTAATGCGACGTTCTATTATCGTGATAAAGAATTATTCGCAAACGATACGATGGATACGATTGAAAAAGTAGAGTTGAAGTACAACGGGGAAACGAGAGAAATGACGTATGAGCCGGAGAATGAACGGTTTGTACTTTCATATGACAACATTCCGAATGGGAAAAACCCGTACTCCTTTTTAGTCACGAAAGATGGTGAAACCACAGAAGTAAGTGACCCTTACAATACAGTCGCTGGGGAATCGATTCTTGATTTTCAAAAAGCGGATCTGACGGTTTCGGGTTCAGTGTCACCAACTGCCGTGGACTATAATGAAAACTCTGTCTTATCGGTTGATGTCGACGGACTGACAGAGGATGTGAAAATCCAAAAAATCACGGCGGATGTTTCTTCGCTAGGCGGATCAGAGAAACTTGAAATCGATCCTTCATTAAAGGAAGTGACATTAGCGGTCGACGATAATGTAACGGCAGGCACGAAATCAATTCCTCTGACCGTTGTGGATTCTTACGGGAACTATTATGAGGGAACGACTGAAATCGAAGTGAAAGCAAGACAGTCTGTAGGCGATTCGGATCTCGATTGGGATGAATCCATCATTTATTTCATGCTGACAGACCGGTTCTTCAACGGGGATACGTCGAATGATGATCCTTACAATCTGAATTATAATCAAAGCAAACGCGGTACGTATCAAGGTGGAGATTTTAAAGGGATCACAGAGAAACTGGATTACCTTGATAATCTTGGTGTGAATACGATCTGGATCAGTCCGGTCGTTGAAAATATTAAGTATGATGTCCGTTCCGTTGAAACAAACGGGGAATCGGATCAGCCTTATTTTGGTTACCACGGCTACTGGGCCAGTAACTTCGGTGAGCTGAATCCTCACTTTGGATCAATGGAAGAATTCCATACGCTAATTGATGAGGCGCATGACCGCGGGATTAAAATCATGGTCGATGTGGTCTTGAATCATACGGGTTATGGGTTAAAAGAGATTGATGGTGATTTAGCTGACGATCAGCGCCCTGCAGGTTATCCATCTGATGCAGAAAGAGACAATTACAGTAATATCGTTCGTCAAGGCGCTGAAGTCGGTACGGATGAAGTGGTCGGTGAATTAGCAGGATTACCAGACGTCATCACGGAAAATCCAGAAGTCCGCCAGCAAATCATCAATTGGCAAACGGATTGGATCGAGAAAGCGACAACGGCAAAAGGGAATACGATCGACTATTTCCGTGTCGACACTGTGAAGCACGTGGAAGATACGACGTGGATGGCCTTTAAAAACGCCATCACGGAAAAAATGCCTCAGCACAAAATGATTGGTGAAGCGTGGGGAGCGAGTTCTGATAACCAGCTGGGATATCTTGATACCGGAATGATGGACTCCCTTTTGGACTTCGGTTTCAAAGGTATCGCTCATGAATTCGTAAGCGGCAACCTGAAAGCAGCCAATGATAAACTGACGGCACGAAACGGGAAAATCGATAACACAGCAACACTTGGACAATTTTTAGGAAGTCATGATGAAGACGGATTTTTGTATTCGTTAGGCGGAGATGAAGGCAAGCTGAAAGTGGCTGCCTCACTTCAGGCAACATCGAAGGGACAGCCGGTCATTTATTATGGTGAAGAACTCGGACAAAGCGGAGCGAACAACTATCCGGAATATGATAACCGCTATGATTTTGCCTGGGATGATGTAGAAAATAATGACGTGTTGGAGCATTATACGAAGATTTTAAACTTTAGAGGGGCACATTCCGATGTGTTTGCTAAAGGGGAGAGAAAGACTGTCGGTGGTTCGAATAGCGATCAGTTCCTGGTATTCTCCCGTGACTATAAAGAGAACTCTGTCTACGTTGGGTTGAACGTTGCGGACGAAGCGAAAGAGATCACGTTGACTGTTGATTCTCCTGGTGCTGTCGTAACAGATGCTTATTCTGGAGAAGAATACAATGCTGACGGAGGGAATGAAATCACCCTGACTCTTCCTTCTAAAGCAGACGGCGGTACCGCATTGTTGACCGTTGAAGGCGGTAAGATTACAGGTGCTGAAGCAGGATCAGGTTCAGGGGGAGAAGATCCTGAAGTAGAGCCGGTTCCGGAAAACAACATCCGAATCCACTATAACCGTACCGATGGAAACTACGAAAACTACGGTGCGTGGCTTTGGAACGATGTGGCTTCACCATCGGCAAACTGGCCGACCGGTGCTACCATGTTTGAAAAGACTGACAGCTATGGCGCCTACATTGATGTTCCCCTGGCTGAAGGAGCGAAGAATATCGGCTTCCTTGTAATGGATATTACAAAAGGCGATGCCGGTAAAGATGGTGGGGACAAAGGATTTACCATCACTTCTCCTGAGGTAAATGAGATTTGGATCCAACAAGGTTCTGATAAGGTGTATACGTATGAGCCGGTTGATCTTCCGGAGAACACGGTACGTATTCATTATGAACGTGAAGACGGGAATTATGAGAACTTCGGTGTGTGGAATTGGGGAGATGTCGCAGCACCATCAGATAACTGGCCAACTGGTGCCGCTGATTTAGCGGGTAAAGACCGTTATGGTGTTTATGTAGACATCCCGTTAACCGAAAATGCAAAAGAAATCGGTTTCATTATGCTGGATGAGTCGAAAGGCGATGCCGGCAAGGATGGCGGCAACAAAACGTTCAATCTGTTAGATAAATATGATCACTTATTTGTGAAGCAGGGTGACGATACGGTCTACATTTCTCCACACGGGGATGTTGCAACGGGACTGATTTCTTCTGAGGTCATTTCAGACGATACGATTCGTTTGAATTTCACGATGACAGATGGTTTGACAGAAGAAGCGTTATTGTCCGGTTTAGCCATCAAAGACGGTGCTGGATCCGATGTGACAGTGGAAAGTGCTGAAATCACCGGAGACAAAACAGTGGAAGTAAAAGCTGATTTTGACCTGGAAAAACTGCCGTTATCCATCACCTACTCAGGCAGAACCGTTAAAGCCGCGGCAGGCTGGAGATTGCTTGATAATAAGTATGCTTACGATGGTGATGACCTTGGTGCCACCTATAAAAAAGGAAACGCAACCTTAAAGCTATGGGCGCCGAAAGCCAGCAAGGTGATTGCTAATGTTTATCATAAGAAAGACGCCAGGTCATTGATAGGAAAAGTCGAAATGACCATAGGTGAAAAAGGCGTCTGGTCAACCGAATTGAAAGCAAAAGACTTAAAGGTGAAAGATCTGAAGGGCTTCTACTATCAATACGAAGTAACCAATGACGGAGTAACGAAAAAAGTACTCGATCCATATGCCAAATCCATGGCTGCCTTCACCGTGAATACAGAAGGTGAAGCAGGACCAGACGGCGATAACATCGGGAAAGCGGCGATCGTCGATTTAAAAGGAACCGATCCTAAGAAATTCAGTCATGCTTCCATCGATGGCTATGAAAAACGGGAAGATGCGGTCATTTACGAGGTTCACGTCCGCGACTTTACGTCAGATCCTTCGATTGAAAAAGACTTGAAGAAGGAAAGATGGGGTACGTATGATGCCTTTATCAAAAAACTTGATTACATTAAGTCAATGGGTGTGACCCACGTTCAACTGCTTCCGATCATGGCATGGTACTACGGTGATGAAACGAATATGGGCGAACGTGAGCTTGAGTATTCAGCAGGTGGCAATGAATACAACTGGGGTTACGACCCTCACAGCTACTTCTCCCCGGATGGTGCGTATTCACAGGATGCCACTGATCCGCAATTACGAATCGAAGAAACGAAACGTTTGATCGACGCGATTCATGATAAGGGTATGGGTGTCGTGCTTGACGTCGTCTACACGCATATGGCCAAAACAAGCACACTGAACGATATCGTGCCAAATTACTATGCGTTCCAGGATGACAAAGGAAACTTCCTTGGAGGCTTCGGAAACAATCTGGCAACCAACCATACCATGGCTGAAAAGCTGATAGTCGACTCAGTGAAATACTGGTTCGATGAATACAAGATCGATGGTATGCGATTCGATATGATGGGCGACGCAACCTACCCATCCATCCAAAAAGCCTATGATGCAGCGGCTGAAATCAATCCGGATGCATTGTTCATCGGTGAAGGCTGGAGAACATTCGCAGGTCACCTATCAGATCCTTCATTAGAAGGGATGGGTGCCGACCAGGATTGGATGGACAAAACTGATGATGTAGGAGTCTTTTCCGACGAAATTCGTAACGAACTGAAATCAGGCTTCGGTTCAGAAGGGGAGCCGAGATTTCTGACAGGCGGCGCACGCGACATCAACACGATTTTTAACAACATCAAAGGGCAGCCGGGCAACACGGCAGACGACGATCCCGGCGACATGGTTCAATACATTGCAGCACATGACAACCTGCCGTTATACGATGTCATTGCCCAATCGATCAAAAAGGATCCGGCCATTCCGGAAAACAACCTGGAGATCCATAAGCGTATCCGCCTTGGTAACTCCATGATCCTGACATCGCAAGGGACGGCTTTCATCCACGCGGGTCAGGAATATGGGCGAACCAAGCAATGGCTTGGGGAAGGCGTACCGGAACAAAAATATCATGAGCTGGAAGACGAAGAAGGCAACCCATTTGGTTACTTCATCCATGACTCATATGATTCATCCGACGCCATCAATAAGTTTGACTGGGAAAAAGCAACGAATAAGAAGAAATATGAAGTTAATACAACAACGAGAGAATATACAGAAGGGTTGATTGAGCTGAGAAGATCCACCAATGCTTTCCGTTTAGGTGAGAAAGAGCTCGTTGATCAGAATGTATCGCTGCTTGATTTACCTGAGATCGCCGATACAGACTTGATGCTTGCTTACATGAATGTCTCCACTGATGATACAGGTGAGTATTACGTATTTATCAATGCGGATAGTGAAGCACGCACTCTATCGGTGAGTGACTATGACTTCTCTAACGGGAAGGTTGTAGTAGACAACGACGAAGCGGGAACAAAGCCTGTTTCCAAGAAGTCTGGATTTACATTGACGAAAGATACTTTGACTTTGGATCCTTTGACCACTGTTGTAATCAAGGTAGAGGAGAAGGGGAAGAAAGGTAAGAAGAAAAAGAAACATTAG
- a CDS encoding GDYXXLXY domain-containing protein: MKKFVSLTYLFGVVFILASALYFFASNWQVFSRLEKVALASSLILLFYGAAFLLDRVLKGAHFLSNWLMLSGVISFGLSVALLGQLYNSHADSYLLFLIWAIPACLFSLYTRYSGFYVLSHILIHLAIYFYLFPSSPFAHWTLAHTWIAFGVGIVNTLLFLIIKKGYIHSKPLLYLSLISANLLLMVTAFDNEYSVFFTLFYVFILGVGVYRFFNKETSIFIILSIFGTGFIIIKMFELMAQYVSSLFFVGLLLTAFLLLAGSVFLVNYLRKHSSSLHWTKTIFVASVTTIASVFIIASVFGLLSLLMVDVSMVTLFVFATVFLVVPSTLTSWASPVKYSLMMTGIVIGMIASTFDEFSFVMFFVLAYVFYVEKQFTARFVFYVLFQLNTAIFLGQTMDLGAHALLMVMVLLNVAVYLALNKKHVIQYGAFLIGFFAFFSLTAVDLSSTLHIIYTTLFFLTATGCVYFFKKQDRTFYWVSSLVFWFMLIVQLYYDLAWKLVHKSLLLAGLGILFLMVAVYLDRKVRTDHKSHSILVGKRLGILLIICLQGGWIGFQVHSNETLLQNGQTILLELQPVDPRSFLQGDYVELNYTISQLEDTSIDDNGPITIVLRENAQGIHEYTGVYKFNGQWNAPYEKKPGDVLLNGKVTSSWDNTAQVTYGVEHFFIPEGTGLEVEGKVKAAVVKVSDKGDGILVRLLD; encoded by the coding sequence ATGAAGAAATTCGTTTCATTGACCTATTTATTCGGGGTTGTCTTCATTTTAGCCAGTGCTCTTTATTTTTTCGCATCTAACTGGCAGGTGTTTTCCCGATTAGAGAAAGTGGCTTTGGCGAGTTCTTTGATTCTATTGTTCTATGGAGCCGCGTTTCTGTTGGATCGTGTTTTAAAGGGGGCCCATTTCCTTTCAAACTGGTTGATGCTCAGCGGGGTGATATCCTTTGGGCTATCTGTTGCTTTACTCGGGCAGCTGTACAATTCTCACGCGGACAGCTACTTATTGTTTCTAATTTGGGCTATCCCGGCCTGCCTATTCAGCTTGTACACAAGGTACAGTGGATTTTACGTATTAAGCCATATCCTCATCCATTTGGCGATTTACTTTTATCTGTTCCCTTCGTCTCCATTTGCACACTGGACACTCGCCCATACATGGATCGCGTTCGGAGTCGGAATCGTGAACACGCTCTTATTTTTGATCATAAAAAAGGGCTACATCCATTCAAAACCGTTGCTTTATCTGAGTCTCATCTCAGCCAATCTCCTCCTCATGGTTACTGCATTCGATAATGAGTATTCCGTTTTCTTCACCCTGTTTTATGTTTTCATCCTGGGGGTTGGGGTGTACCGCTTCTTTAATAAAGAAACGTCCATCTTTATCATTCTTTCGATATTCGGAACGGGCTTCATCATCATCAAAATGTTCGAGTTGATGGCACAGTATGTGTCCAGCCTTTTCTTTGTCGGTCTGTTATTAACCGCATTTCTGTTATTAGCGGGAAGTGTATTCCTTGTTAACTATTTACGGAAGCATTCCTCTTCCCTTCATTGGACAAAGACAATCTTCGTTGCAAGTGTCACGACCATTGCCTCCGTTTTCATCATAGCGTCTGTTTTCGGACTGCTTTCATTACTCATGGTGGATGTCTCAATGGTCACTCTATTTGTATTCGCTACAGTATTCCTAGTCGTTCCAAGCACGCTAACCAGCTGGGCGTCCCCTGTAAAGTATTCACTCATGATGACCGGTATCGTCATAGGAATGATTGCAAGTACGTTTGATGAATTTTCCTTTGTTATGTTCTTCGTTCTGGCCTATGTGTTTTATGTAGAGAAACAGTTCACCGCGAGGTTTGTATTCTACGTTCTGTTTCAATTGAACACAGCGATCTTCTTAGGGCAAACAATGGACTTGGGCGCTCATGCCCTCCTTATGGTGATGGTGCTCCTGAATGTTGCAGTGTACCTTGCTCTGAATAAAAAACACGTCATCCAGTATGGAGCGTTTCTCATTGGATTCTTTGCCTTTTTCTCGTTAACTGCCGTCGATCTTTCATCGACGCTTCATATTATCTATACCACTCTATTCTTTCTGACCGCTACGGGATGCGTCTATTTTTTCAAAAAGCAGGATCGTACCTTCTATTGGGTTTCATCGCTGGTATTCTGGTTCATGCTCATCGTTCAGCTGTATTACGATTTGGCCTGGAAGCTCGTTCATAAATCCCTGCTTTTAGCCGGGTTGGGCATCCTCTTCTTGATGGTGGCGGTTTACCTGGATAGGAAGGTTCGCACGGATCATAAATCGCATTCTATACTTGTAGGGAAAAGGCTGGGAATCCTTCTCATCATATGCCTTCAAGGGGGATGGATCGGGTTTCAGGTCCATTCGAACGAAACCCTTTTACAAAACGGGCAAACGATTCTTTTAGAGCTTCAACCTGTCGATCCGAGATCTTTCCTCCAGGGTGACTATGTGGAATTGAATTACACGATTTCTCAGCTTGAAGATACCTCCATTGATGACAACGGTCCCATCACCATTGTGTTACGTGAAAATGCACAAGGCATCCACGAATATACAGGTGTTTATAAGTTTAACGGGCAATGGAATGCTCCTTACGAAAAGAAACCTGGCGATGTCCTCCTAAACGGTAAGGTTACAAGTTCATGGGACAACACCGCCCAGGTCACATATGGAGTCGAACATTTCTTCATCCCGGAAGGAACGGGACTGGAAGTGGAAGGGAAGGTGAAGGCTGCGGTGGTGAAGGTGAGTGATAAGGGGGATGGGATTTTGGTGCGGTTGCTTGACTAG